The Montipora capricornis isolate CH-2021 chromosome 1, ASM3666992v2, whole genome shotgun sequence genome contains a region encoding:
- the LOC138028318 gene encoding tyrosinase-like, with protein sequence MSQRIAFTWLLPYFFAVSLPLIEGQFPKVCVTLDSLKSKECCPIPKGFSAPCGSDGNRGTCQELTIREWNFTYSHYKAFQLEDDRHDWPNALYNKTCKCQSNFAGYDCSKCEFGYYGNNCNQKKILTRKNFARLSAEEKDRYMRYINMSKYFESDYVVTLTPYKVIYRTVQAGGDPASLFHNVTNYDFFVWMHYYAARDTIHPNNKTDADIDFAHDGQGFPSWHRLYLLAWERTLQEIAGDDNFSLPFWDWTLSKDECDPSICSEDLLGVTQQENGVVKGKYFKDWYVICTAEQTNNLLLMCDPTNRQPRLERSTKKEREIKAKTQGYTMTFPSKDEVNFALRFETFALPPYSKESSCNFANILEGYASTKTGYRLPNVHTLHNQVHIFIGGIMGDVPPSANDPIFLLHHSFVDRIYEKWLRKYNKDASVLSLLDAPIGHNRHDVIVPFFPLYTHQQMFKKSFEFGYKYEEVDENGKSSDDEEPVEPIDLGQCPVVTVPRSAVTGMQTCSWLMISSLALLLAD encoded by the exons ATGAGTCAAAGAATCGCTTTCACTTGGCTTTTGCCTTATTTTTTTGCTGTCAGTTTACCCTTGATAGAAGGCCAGTTTCCTAAAGTTTGCGTCACGCTCGACAGCTTGAAGAGCAAAGAGTGCTGTCCGATCCCAAAGGGCTTCAGTGCGCCTTGTGGTAGCGATGGCAACAGAGGCACGTGCCAGGAGTTGACGATTCGTGAATGGAATTTTACCTACAGTCATTACAAGGCATTCCAGCTGGAGGACGATCGTCACGACTGGCCAAATGCCCTCTACAACAAAACCTGCAAATGCCAATCAAACTTCGCTGGTTATGACTGCAGCAAGTGCGAGTTTGGTTACTATGGTAACAACTGCAACCAAAAGAAGATCCTGACGAGGAAGAATTTTGCCAGATTGTCAGCCGAGGAGAAGGATCGCTACATGAGATACATCAACATGTCCAAGTACTTTGAAAGTGATTATGTGGTGACTTTGACTCCTTACAAAGTGATCTACAGGACCGTGCAGGCTGGTGGAGACCCCGCGTCCTTGTTTCACAACGTCACCAACTATGACTTTTTCGTGTGGATGCATTATTACGCAGCACGTGATACAATTCATCCAAACAACAAAACGGATGCAGACATTGACTTTGCACATGACGGCCAGGGATTTCCTTCGTGGCATCGACTGTACCTGCTTGCTTGGGAGAGAACTTTGCAGGAAATTGCCGGTGATGACAatttttctcttcctttctGGGATTGGACCTTAAGTAAAGATGAGTGTGACCCTAGCATTTGCTCTGAAGATTTACTTGGCGTGACACAACAAGAAAACGGCGTGGTGAAAGGCAAATATTTTAAAGATTGGTACGTCATTTGCACTGCAGAACAAACCAATAACCTGTTGTTAATGTGTGATCCTACAAATCGGCAGCCCAGGCTGGAGcgttcgacgaagaaggaaagGGAAATAAAAGCCAAGACCCAAGGATACACAATGACTTTTCCAAGCAAAGATGAAGTCAATTTTGCTCTCCGCTTTGAAACCTTCGCCCTACCGCCTTACAGCAAAGAGTCGAGCTGCAATTTCGCAAACATCCTCGAAGGCTACGCCAGTACCAAAACTGGATATCGTTTGCCCAACGTCCACACCTTGCACAACCAGGTTCACATCTTTATTGGGGGAATCATGGGAGACGTACCCCCATCTGCCAATGATCCAATTTTTCTTCTGCATCATTCTTTCGTGGATCGCATCTATGAAAAGTGGCTCCGCAAGTACAACAAAGACGCCTCTGTTCTTTCTCTCCTCGACGCACCCATTGGCCACAACAGGCACGACGTTATTGTACCATTTTTCCCATTGTACACCCATCAGCAAATGTTCAAGAAGTCTTTTGAGTTCGGTTATAAATATGAGGAAGTTGACGAAAATG GCAAATCCTCTGATGATGAAGAGCCTGTGGAGCCAATAGATTTGGGACAGTGCCCTGTAGTGACAGTACCGCGTTCTGCAGTGACAGGCATGCAAACATGTTCGTGGTTAATGATATCCAGCCTAGCTTTGTTACTGGCTGATTAA